In a single window of the Elaeis guineensis isolate ETL-2024a chromosome 8, EG11, whole genome shotgun sequence genome:
- the LOC140859755 gene encoding putative 1-phosphatidylinositol-3-phosphate 5-kinase FAB1D has product MSRMCPACGSDGGYHCKICNRPICQECEERDSFFALDGEYPVGYCKSCLEKYAKELLQMDGLSPYSTPLGSPVLSLSSYGSCFSSFGDFPADMSSQIRGDDSLDTGQKHPDLRFTEQLEDHGNGNSFKDIDVLPSYAKAQVDGSRIPISAEGKDSSLTLASEGHGDGSGENSGVYNGMSVDAQSSRTGNDTGGTGIAGNNSSLQFLSSFEKDSLIWKPPEPEYVEDDMDSVANNDDDDDQYGDGIKWAQSSSLNSLNVENGNTHSYKEERQKAMLKAMNGQFKIMVSRFLASEGLAFCGREGGESWLDIVASLSWEAALLVKPDASKGKAMDPGSYVMVKCIASGTRNQSQVIKGLVFKKNAAHKHMPTKFQNPRLLLLQGALGHSSVGLLSFDSMVQEKHYSRSIIEMIDLWQPHVVLVEKTVSRDIQEFLLAKGITLVFDMKLSHLQRIAQCTGSPIISSGDVLMKVNLRQCDSFHVERFVDEHNICGEDGKRPCKNLMFLEGFPKPLGCTILLKGAHSDELKKIKRVMQYTVFAAYHLILETSFFADQRLFLSDKNSVREGSGSSRAKPMPFASRDAAPYSDISSIEGSTSSITSAHALDVQISDGQPEKYAHGQMPSISDVAAEMPCASPEFEADVSSTGDSINCRDLYFDIPCNNGIPKSDSSTLFHPSQLLSSVPVSLEKCLGESFRSHTSESVSSFFGCKEKMPDLPISSSLQMLDHDKVKTANINQEKPDERNNNSEKFGLSSDFSESIEHCSSEVGNKVKVLKQDDIQSVSDPQSIVVLLSRQCITKQVVSEQNHLSRIKYYGNFDVSLGRYLQDVLLNQKHICLSCGEPPESHVYCYTHQNGNLSILVRRLPPESCLSGEGEGKIWMWSRCLSCEHEGGIPKSTRRVVLSIAARGLSFGKFLELSFSSHSAARRLSKCGHSLHRDCLRFFGLGSKVAMFRYSSIEIYGACKPPPVLEFQNPHGQEWLKHELQNVLARAHLFFSEVANLLLKLKPKDSGPISKDYMDISGSVKKFSEVEEMLIQEETEFEAYLRKAINHSGQHEVLGLNWLNQELLLLLYVWDRRLHHLVQHKQVQQEKDGSTCNTYAERDRQENGEKVLEAASQILKGVDVSSSSSGNYHAQDIQTEPETASADDFGDTSSRAQNFLDAGFAEIGSASRQLSDRSTFEEHSSSFLEQHCTSRLADVSTPTGGSKNGQEACIPISDDMLRVGSSIQVTREPNLGMVTDLELKANSGLMPAMSLSKEHLRMSQEFCNSKVEDPDKWIWPPFSELRGACKKDLHGGSLQKFEFINTYTPIYLSPMCQPSAPEMNLYFTVGPGGNVLSVLEDEISSIIACGLAILEDRYRNLAEKEAEKSKGETDKTTVNSNTQISNGSVHSSVWSSTGSLDYEGIHSLQSGSSCLSKELSTDGSSSVHRQLASEDLHPEIPVGAGKVAGKCKYLVVCIYAEQFYALRKKCCPSELAYISSLSRCKKWDAQGGKSKASFVKSMDDRFIIKEIKKTELDSFIKFAPDYFKYISDSIESGSQTCLAKILGIYQVRRYKSGKEVKTHLMVMENLLFGHHVSRTYDLKGAVFSRYVSDANEHEKVLLDQNFVEDMCVSPIYIGGKTKHLLQRAIWNDTSFLTLINVMDYSLLVGVDKQQHKLVFGIIDYLRQYTWDKQLETWVKSSLIVPKNSLPTVISPKEYKKRFRKFMTKYFMMIPDTWSSERCSEPCKFCFDDSINSSDAHMTKVPEPPNEA; this is encoded by the exons GGGCGATGATTCTCTGGATACTGGTCAAAAGCATCCAGACCTACGATTTACCGAGCAATTAGAAGATCATGGAAATGGAAATTCATTTAAAGATATAGATGTTCTGCCTTCTTATGCTAAGGCCCAagtagatggatcaagaattcctataTCAGCAGAAGGAAAAGATTCATCCCTTACATTAGCATCAGAGGGTCATGGAGATGGTAGTGGTGAGAATTCTGGAGTTTATAATGGCATGTCTGTTGATGCTCAATCCTCGAGAACTGGTAATGATACAGGTGGGACAGGGATTGCTGGCAACAATAGTAGTCTACAATTCTTATCCAGTTTCGAAAAAGATTCTCTAATCTGGAAACCACCTGAACCAGAATATGTGGAAGATGACATGGACAGTGTTgctaataatgatgatgatgatgatcagtATGGTGATGGTATAAAATGGGCTCAATCAAGTTCTTTAAACAGTCTTAATGTAGAAAATGGGAATACTCACAGTTATAAAGAAGAACGGCAAAAGGCAATGTTGAAAGCAATGAATGGACAGTTCAAAATTATGGTAAGTAGATTTTTGGCCTCTGAGGGCCTTGCTTTTTGTGGCAGAGAGGGGGGTGAGAGTTGGCTTGACATTGTGGCTTCACTATCATGGGAAGCTGCATTGCTTGTCAAGCCAGATGCTAGTAAGGGAAAGGCAATGGATCCGGGATCATATGTGATGGTGAAATGCATTGCATCCGGTACTCGCAATCAAAG TCAGGTGATCAAAGGCTTAGTTTTCAAGAAGAATGCTGCACATAAGCACATGCCGACCAAGTTTCAAAATCCTAGACTTCTACTTCTTCAGGGAGCCCTAGGGCATTCTTCAGTTGGTTTGTTATCATTTGACTCAATGGTACAG GAAAAGCATTATTCAAGGTCTATAATTGAGATGATAGATTTATGGCAGCCACATGTAGTTCTGGTAGAGAAAACTGTTTCACGTGACatacaagaatttcttcttgcaaAAGGAATCACTCTGGTCTTTGATATGAAGCTCTCGCACTTGCAAAGAATTGCACAATGTACTGGTTCTCCCATCATTTCTTCTGGTGATGTTCTGATGAAAGTGAATCTGAGGCAATGTGACTCTTTCCATGTTGAAAGGTTTGTGGATGAGCATAACATCTGTGGTGAAGATGGAAAGAGGCCCTGCAAAAATTTAATGTTTTTAGAGGGTTTTCCAAAACCTTTGGGTTGTACA ATATTGCTGAAAGGAGCACATAGTGATGAACTGAAGAAGATTAAGCGTGTGATGCAGTACACAGTCTTCGCAGCGTACCATTTGATTCTTGAAACTTCGTTCTTTGCAGATCAAAGATTATTTTTATCTGATAAGAATTCTGTAAGAGAGGGATCTGGTTCTTCTAGGGCTAAGCCAATGCCTTTTGCTAGTCGTGATGCTGCACCTTATTCAGATATTTCTAGTATTGAAGGTTCCACTTCTAGCATTACCTCAGCACATGCTTTAGATGTTCAAATTTCTGATGGACAACCAGAAAAATATGCTCATGGTCAAATGCCATCAATTTCTGATGTGGCTGCTGAAATGCCTTGTGCCTCACCTGAATTCGAAGCTGATGTTAGTTCGACTGGAGATAGTATTAATTGCAGAGATTTGTATTTTGACATACCCTGCAACAATGGAATCCCAAAGTCTGATTCATCAACATTGTTTCACCCTAGCCAGCTTCTATCATCTGTCCCAGTTTCTCTTGAGAAATGTCTAGGAGAAAGCTTTCGGTCTCACACTTCTGAGTCTGTTTCATCATTTTTTGGCTGCAAGGAGAAGATGCCTGATCTCCCTATTTCTTCATCTTTGCAGATGCTTGATCATGATAAAGTTAAAACTGCTAATATTAATCAAGAAAAGCCAGATGAAAGAAACAACAACAGTGAAAAGTTTGGGCTTTCCTCCGATTTCTCTGAGTCTATTGAGCATTGCAGTTCTGAGGTTGGCAACAAAGTTAAAGTGCTAAAACAGGATGACATTCAGAGTGTCTCAGATCCTCAAAGCATAGTGGTTTTGCTGTCTAGGCAGTGTATCACAAAACAAGTTGTTTCGGAGCAGAACCATCTTTCTCGTATAAAATATTATGGGAATTTTGATGTATCGCTGGGGCGATATCTGCAAGATGTTTTACTCAACCAG AAACACATTTGCTTATCATGTGGTGAACCACCAGAATCACACGTATACTGTTACACCCATCAGAATGGAAATCTTAGTATTCTTGTCAGGCGACTTCCTCCAGAGTCATGTCTGTCTGGCGAAGGTGAAGGAAAGATCTGGATGTGGTCCCGATGCTTAAGTTGTGAGCATGAAGGTGGGATCCCAAAATCTACGCGAAGGGTTGTGCTTTCAATTGCAGCACGTGGTCTCTCATTTGGGAAGTTCTTAGAGCTCAGCTTTTCGAGCCACTCTGCAGCCCGTCGGTTATCTAAATGTGGACATTCATTGCACAGGGACTGTCTTCGGTTTTTTGG ATTAGGCTCCAAAGTTGCCATGTTCAGATATTCATCGATTGAAATCTATGGTGCGTGTAAGCCACCACCAGTCCTAGAGTTCCAAAATCCCCATGGACAAGAGTGGCTTAAGCACGAATTGCAAAAT GTTCTGGCTAGAGCACATCTGTTTTTCTCTGAGGTTGCAAACTTGCTGCTGAAGTTGAAGCCTAAAGATTCTGGCCCAATCTCAAAAGACTATATGGATATATCAGGTTCAGTTAAAAAATTTTCTGAAGTGGAAGAGATGCTGATTCAAGAAGAAACTGAGTTTGAG GCTTATTTGCGAAAAGCTATAAATCATAGTGGGCAGCATGAGGTTCTTGGTTTAAATTGGCTAAACCAGGAGCTTCTCCTTCTGCTGTATGTTTGGGACCGTCGTTTGCATCACCTTGTACAGCACAAACAAGTCCAGCAAGAGAAGGATGGCAGCACCTGCAACACGTATGCTGAAAGGGATAGGCAAGAAAATGGTGAAAAGGTTTTGGAAGCTGCAAGTCAGATTCTTAAAGGCGTTGATGTGTCCTCTTCTTCCAGTGGAAACTATCATGCTCAAGATATACAAACTGAGCCGGAAACTGCATCAGCTGATGACTTCGGTGACACGAGCAGCAGAGCCCAAAATTTTCTTGATGCAGGGTTTGCTGAAATTGGAAGTGCATCAAGGCAGCTTTCTGATAGATCCACATTTGAGGAGCATTCATCGTCTTTTCTTGAACAACATTGTACTAGTAGACTAGCTGATGTTTCTACTCCTACTGGAGGTAGCAAGAATGGTCAAGAAGCATGCATTCCTATTTCTGATGATATGCTGCGCGTAGGCAGCTCTATCCAAGTTACAAGAGAACCAAACCTTGGAATGGTTACTGATCTAGAACTAAAAGCTAATAGTGGTTTAATGCCTGCCATGTCTTTGTCCAAGGAACATCTAAGAATGTCCCAGGAGTTTTGCAATTCCAAAGTAGAAGACCCAGACAAATGGATCTGGCCTCCTTTTTCTGAATTGCGTGGGGCATGCAAAAAGGATCTTCATGGTGGTTCACTGCAAAAGTTTGAATTTATTAATACCTACACTCCAATCTACCTATCTCCAATGTGTCAACCATCTGCTCCAGAAATGAACTTGTACTTCACAGTTGGTCCAGGTGGCAATGTTTTGTCAGTTTTAGAGGATGAGATATCGAGTATAATTGCTTGTGGACTAGCCATACTTGAGGATCGGTACCGTAACTTGGCTGAAAAGGAAGCAGAGAAGAGCAAAGGAGAGACCGATAAAACAACAGTAAATTCTAACACCCAGATATCCAATGGTTCTGTCCATTCATCTGTTTGGTCATCCACTGGATCCTTAGACTATGAAGGAATCCACTCATTGCAGAGTGGTTCATCATGTTTGTCCAAGGAGTTATCCACTGATGGTTCATCATCTGTGCATCGCCAGTTAGCTTCAGAAGATCTGCATCCTGAAATTCCTGTGGGAGCTGGAAAAGTTGCTGGAAAGTGTAAATATTTGGTAGTGTGTATATATGCAGAACAATTCTATGCTCTCAGGAAGAAATGCTGCCCATCAGAATTAGCTTATATATCTTCCCTAAGCCGTTGCAAGAAGTGGGATGCACAAGGAGGGAAGAGTAAAGCATCTTTTGTAAAATCAATGGATGACAGGTTCATTATAAAAGAAATTAAGAAGACAGAGCTTGATTCCTTTATAAAGTTTGCCCCTGATTATTTTAAGTACATTTCTGACTCTATAGAATCGGGAAGCCAAACATGCCTTGCTAAAATCTTGGGAATATACCAG GTTAGACGTTACAAAAGTGGCAAAGAGGTTAAAACTCATCTAATGGTGATGGAAAATCTTCTCTTTGGACATCATGTTTCACGTACATATGATCTTAAAGGAGCTGTCTTTTCTCGATATGTTTCAGATGCAAATGAACATGAAAAGGTTCTTTTGGATCAAAACTTTGTTGAAGACATGTGTGTATCGCCCATTTATATTGGTGGGAAGACAAAACATCTTCTGCAACGTGCCATTTGGAATGATACATCTTTTCTTACT TTAATCAATGTCATGGATTATTCCTTACTTGTCGGAGTGGATAAACAGCAGCATAAGCTTGTGTTTGGCATTATAGATTACTTGAGGCAGTATACATGGGACAAGCAACTTGAGACATGGGTGAAGTCTTCTCTAATCGTTCCTAAAAATTCATTGCCCACTGTGATTTCCCCAAAAGAGTACAAGAAAAGATTTAGGAAGTTTATGACTAAATATTTCATGATGATCCCAGATACTTGGAGTTCTGAACGTTGCTCAGAACCCTGCAAGTTTTGTTTCGATGACAGCATCAATTCGTCTGATGCACACATGACAAAGGTTCCAGAACCACCAAATGAGGCATGA